A DNA window from Mucilaginibacter xinganensis contains the following coding sequences:
- a CDS encoding hybrid sensor histidine kinase/response regulator — protein MPSVNANAKRYKPVKVTGFLLAFVFLIMPRIGYAQNESLKFEHMGSREGLSQINVNCIRQDSRGFMWIGTRNGLNRYDGYKFITFRNNSRDTNSISNNMITDLVEDHNGNIWLATQGGLNMYDRLSGRFKRYLHNDQDSKSLSNNLVNRLAIDKNGILWVATQNGGLDRYNIKQGGFQHHMHIDNDSTSISDNNARTIYIDSQDNLWVGTAVGGLNLYNRKNNTFSKLLGINPLNGIAAKNITCIFEDKQKHLWIGTQEDGLYVYDREKNAFKHYLHSDASPGTISSNAIYSLNNDENGNLWIGTENGGLCILNRETGKINTYLHDEIDNNSIIGNSIYGICKDASGNMWVGAFAGGINLFKKSTSNFKLYRHNSSPHSLSNNYVLDISEDRNKNIWIGTDGGGLNQFNPITGTFKNYKKPAAGKNGITGNYVLVSRQHKDGKIWIGTWGDGASVFDSKIGTFKNFKKDPARPQGIGGNNVYYMLHTRDGNTWLSLFNDGLDFYDHATGIFKHYKYNINNKNGPSSDRIYSLFEDKAGNLWIGTSDAGLELLDRKNDTFTHFKHDETRNSISNNGVTEIFEDSKNRLWLGTLSGLDLFNPKSGRFTIFTKKDGLPSDIIYAIREDTDGILWISTNGGITRFNTAEKSFTNYNTEDGIQDDEFKPHSALKADDGKLYFGGVNGFNVFFPQNIKKSAGFAPLVITGFQVFNKPVTVAQNSKDPSPLKQNITDTRSLELSYKQSVFSFEFASLDYSSTDRKQYAYKLEGFDDDWNFVGSKNTASYTNLPAGTYHVKLKYKNSDGVWSQITSPLEITIVPPFWLTWWFEILGSVLIIAAIYGLFKYRVRLIKKQKGVLEQQVKDRTESLAQLTISERKSREAAEKAKEEAEAAKEEAENANKAKSVFLATMSHEIRTPMNGVIGMATLLSNTQLTAEQQDYTETIKSSGDALLKVINDILDFTKIETGHMELEEHDFDLRECVESVLDIFSGKVAALNLDLVYQIAPNIPARIISDSLRLGQVLINLVGNAVKFTTRGEIFIDVKALKSNEKELVLEFTIRDTGIGIPKDKLSRLFKAFSQIDSSTTRKYGGTGLGLVISEKLVKLMGGAINVTSKTGLGTVFSFTINARPGNRTERTYVNLNLEDLKSKTILIVDDNATNRSILEIQLKQWQFTPLVAESGGEALNILNSGKTFDLVISDMNMPGMNGVELAKKIRSVKPAMRLILLSSIGNEQIRNDAGLFNVILTKPVKHHALYKHIIEQLKDITTAPHEMQPVSSQLSKEMAERHPMDILIAEDNFVNQKVILHILQKMGYNPDVAKNGHEVLDAVSKHNYDLILMDIQMPEMDGLEATGFIRQHLIDQPVIIAMTANAMTEDREACLKAGMNDYLSKPMKLGEIITMIEKWSGKKRKA, from the coding sequence ATGCCATCAGTTAATGCGAATGCCAAGCGATACAAACCGGTGAAGGTGACAGGCTTTTTGCTGGCTTTTGTTTTCTTAATAATGCCCCGTATTGGTTACGCACAAAATGAGAGCCTGAAGTTTGAGCACATGGGTTCGCGCGAGGGGCTTTCGCAAATCAATGTAAATTGCATCAGGCAAGACAGCCGCGGCTTTATGTGGATAGGAACCAGGAATGGACTTAACCGTTACGATGGCTATAAATTCATTACTTTCCGCAACAACTCAAGAGACACAAACTCGATAAGTAACAACATGATCACCGACCTTGTTGAGGACCATAACGGTAATATATGGTTGGCGACACAAGGGGGGCTTAACATGTACGATCGACTTAGCGGTCGCTTTAAAAGATATTTACACAATGATCAGGACTCCAAAAGTTTGTCTAACAACCTGGTTAATCGATTAGCAATTGACAAAAATGGCATTCTATGGGTGGCGACGCAAAACGGCGGGCTTGATCGTTATAATATAAAGCAAGGTGGTTTCCAGCATCACATGCACATTGACAATGATTCGACAAGCATAAGCGATAATAACGCCCGTACCATATATATTGACTCGCAGGATAATTTGTGGGTGGGGACAGCAGTAGGCGGATTAAATCTTTACAACAGGAAGAACAATACCTTTTCAAAGTTATTGGGAATTAATCCGTTAAATGGTATTGCCGCAAAAAATATTACCTGCATTTTTGAGGATAAACAAAAGCATTTATGGATAGGAACCCAGGAAGATGGTCTTTATGTATACGATAGGGAAAAGAATGCTTTTAAACATTACCTGCACAGCGATGCCTCGCCGGGGACCATTTCAAGTAATGCCATTTACAGCCTTAATAATGATGAAAACGGAAACCTTTGGATAGGGACTGAAAACGGCGGATTGTGTATTTTAAACAGGGAAACAGGAAAAATTAATACGTACCTCCATGATGAGATTGATAACAACAGTATTATAGGGAACTCCATTTATGGTATTTGCAAAGATGCATCGGGAAATATGTGGGTAGGTGCTTTTGCTGGCGGTATTAATTTATTTAAAAAATCCACATCAAATTTTAAGTTGTACAGGCATAACTCATCGCCTCATAGCTTATCAAATAATTATGTGCTTGACATTTCTGAAGACAGGAATAAGAATATCTGGATAGGAACGGATGGAGGTGGACTCAACCAATTTAACCCTATAACAGGCACATTCAAAAATTACAAGAAGCCTGCGGCTGGAAAAAATGGAATAACCGGCAATTATGTTTTAGTATCAAGGCAGCATAAAGATGGCAAAATATGGATAGGTACCTGGGGTGATGGCGCTAGTGTTTTTGATTCTAAAATCGGCACTTTTAAAAACTTTAAAAAAGATCCCGCCAGGCCACAGGGAATAGGAGGTAATAATGTTTATTACATGCTGCATACCCGGGATGGGAATACCTGGTTAAGCCTGTTTAATGATGGTTTGGATTTTTATGATCATGCTACCGGCATTTTCAAACACTATAAATACAATATTAATAATAAAAACGGACCGAGCAGCGACAGGATTTACTCGTTATTTGAAGATAAAGCAGGGAATTTATGGATAGGGACTTCAGATGCCGGATTGGAACTTTTAGACCGCAAGAATGACACATTCACTCACTTTAAACATGACGAGACAAGAAATAGCATCAGCAATAACGGCGTAACTGAAATTTTTGAAGATAGCAAAAATAGATTGTGGTTGGGGACTTTATCAGGACTTGATCTTTTTAATCCCAAAAGCGGGAGGTTTACAATTTTTACTAAAAAGGATGGCCTACCAAGCGATATTATATATGCAATAAGAGAAGATACAGATGGGATATTGTGGATAAGTACAAATGGAGGCATAACAAGGTTCAATACCGCCGAAAAATCTTTTACCAATTATAACACTGAAGATGGTATTCAGGATGATGAATTTAAACCCCACTCGGCGTTAAAAGCTGACGATGGTAAGCTGTATTTCGGCGGGGTTAACGGATTTAATGTATTTTTTCCTCAAAATATTAAAAAGTCAGCAGGCTTTGCCCCATTGGTTATTACCGGTTTCCAGGTATTTAATAAGCCCGTAACTGTGGCGCAAAACAGCAAGGATCCGTCTCCTCTAAAGCAAAATATTACAGATACACGCAGTTTAGAACTATCATACAAACAGTCTGTATTTTCATTTGAGTTTGCTTCATTAGATTATTCTTCAACAGACAGGAAACAATATGCTTATAAACTTGAGGGTTTTGATGATGACTGGAATTTTGTAGGCAGTAAAAATACGGCATCATACACTAATTTACCCGCCGGCACCTACCATGTAAAATTAAAATATAAAAATAGTGATGGTGTATGGTCGCAGATAACTTCGCCGTTAGAGATAACTATTGTGCCGCCATTTTGGCTGACCTGGTGGTTTGAAATATTGGGTTCAGTTTTAATCATTGCGGCAATTTATGGCTTGTTCAAATACCGGGTAAGATTAATTAAGAAACAAAAAGGTGTTTTGGAACAGCAGGTTAAGGATCGCACTGAAAGCCTGGCACAGTTAACTATCTCGGAACGCAAATCGCGGGAGGCTGCCGAGAAAGCAAAAGAAGAGGCGGAAGCTGCGAAGGAAGAAGCTGAAAATGCCAATAAAGCGAAAAGTGTTTTTTTGGCAACCATGAGCCACGAAATAAGAACACCAATGAACGGGGTTATTGGGATGGCGACTTTGCTGTCAAATACGCAACTCACGGCTGAGCAACAAGATTATACAGAAACCATAAAAAGTAGCGGTGATGCACTGTTAAAGGTTATTAATGATATTTTGGATTTTACCAAGATAGAGACCGGCCACATGGAGCTGGAGGAGCATGATTTTGATTTACGTGAATGTGTGGAGAGCGTGCTGGATATTTTTTCGGGCAAGGTGGCAGCGTTAAATCTCGACCTGGTTTACCAAATAGCACCCAATATACCAGCCCGTATTATTAGCGATTCATTACGGCTGGGGCAGGTGTTAATTAATTTGGTAGGTAATGCGGTGAAATTTACCACGCGCGGCGAAATATTTATTGACGTAAAAGCCTTGAAAAGCAATGAGAAAGAACTTGTATTGGAATTTACTATCCGTGATACCGGAATAGGTATCCCCAAAGATAAATTAAGCAGATTGTTTAAAGCTTTCTCACAAATTGATTCAAGCACTACACGGAAGTACGGGGGCACCGGCCTTGGGCTTGTTATAAGTGAGAAATTAGTTAAGCTGATGGGCGGCGCTATTAATGTAACGAGTAAAACAGGCTTAGGAACCGTATTTAGTTTTACCATCAACGCACGTCCGGGGAACAGAACCGAGCGTACTTATGTGAACCTGAATTTGGAGGATCTAAAAAGTAAAACCATTTTAATTGTAGATGACAACGCTACCAATCGAAGCATTTTAGAAATCCAGCTCAAACAATGGCAGTTTACCCCCTTAGTTGCTGAATCGGGAGGCGAGGCTTTAAATATTTTAAACTCAGGAAAAACGTTTGATCTTGTTATTTCCGATATGAATATGCCGGGTATGAATGGCGTTGAACTGGCTAAGAAGATTAGAAGTGTTAAACCCGCTATGCGTTTAATTTTGTTAAGTTCAATTGGTAACGAACAAATTAGAAACGATGCCGGTTTATTTAATGTAATACTTACTAAACCTGTAAAACACCATGCGCTTTACAAGCATATTATTGAACAATTAAAGGACATTACAACAGCACCCCATGAAATGCAGCCGGTTAGTAGCCAGCTATCAAAAGAAATGGCTGAACGACATCCGATGGATATTTTAATTGCTGAAGATAATTTTGTAAACCAAAAAGTAATCTTACATATTCTTCAAAAAATGGGATACAATCCGGACGTGGCGAAAAACGGGCACGAGGTACTTGATGCGGTTTCAAAACACAACTATGATCTGATACTGATGGACATCCAAATGCCGGAAATGGACGGACTTGAGGCTACCGGGTTTATACGCCAGCATCTTATTGATCAGCCTGTTATTATTGCTATGACAGCAAATGCAATGACAGAGGATCGCGAAGCGTGTTTGAAAGCGGGCATGAATGACTACTTAAGCAAACCCATGAAACTGGGTGAAATTATAACCATGATAGAAAAGTGGAGCGGTAAAAAAAGAAAAGCCTAA
- a CDS encoding ComEC/Rec2 family competence protein gives MKTQILTIGRHPEILQTVVRLINNNPEWNATGVCTDDEAVLAFSTQEFNLVLLGGGIEEESEQRLCDAFKALKPQILIVQHYGGGSGLLTAELYQAMGKR, from the coding sequence ATGAAGACACAAATTTTGACAATAGGAAGGCATCCTGAAATCCTGCAAACCGTAGTGCGGTTAATAAACAACAATCCTGAATGGAATGCGACAGGAGTGTGCACAGATGATGAAGCCGTACTGGCATTTAGTACGCAGGAATTTAACCTGGTTTTGCTTGGAGGTGGGATAGAAGAAGAAAGTGAACAAAGGTTGTGCGATGCTTTTAAAGCATTAAAGCCTCAAATACTCATAGTACAGCATTACGGTGGAGGAAGCGGTTTATTAACTGCGGAGCTTTACCAGGCGATGGGTAAACGTTAA
- a CDS encoding pirin family protein, producing MAHTVLHKAETRGHANHGWLNSYHSFSFSGYYNPERMNFGALRVLNDDTVDGGMGFGKHPHDNMEIISIPLEGDLEHKDSMNNVAVIKNGDIQAMSAGTGIYHSEYNKDGEQRVKFLQIWVYPNKKNVEPRYDQITLNLEDRHNKLQQILSPDANDAGVWIHQNAWFHLGKFDKGISSEYTIKGEGNGVYVFVLNGGLKINDQLLNTRDGFGIWNTDKFNITAETDTEFLLMEVPMEF from the coding sequence ATGGCACATACCGTATTACATAAAGCCGAAACCCGTGGACATGCAAATCATGGCTGGCTTAACAGTTATCATTCATTTAGCTTTTCAGGATACTATAACCCTGAGCGAATGAACTTTGGCGCTTTGCGGGTATTGAATGATGATACAGTTGACGGAGGGATGGGCTTCGGCAAACATCCGCACGACAACATGGAGATTATCTCCATTCCGCTTGAAGGAGACCTGGAACATAAAGACAGCATGAACAATGTTGCTGTTATAAAAAATGGCGACATACAGGCGATGAGTGCCGGCACGGGTATTTATCACAGCGAATACAATAAGGACGGAGAGCAGCGTGTAAAGTTTTTACAAATATGGGTTTATCCCAATAAAAAAAATGTTGAGCCCCGGTATGACCAGATCACTTTGAATTTGGAAGACAGGCATAATAAATTACAGCAAATCCTGTCCCCGGATGCTAATGATGCCGGTGTTTGGATCCACCAGAATGCCTGGTTTCATTTAGGTAAGTTTGACAAAGGTATCAGTAGTGAATACACCATAAAAGGGGAAGGTAATGGCGTGTATGTATTTGTTTTAAATGGTGGCCTAAAGATAAATGACCAGCTGTTAAATACCCGCGATGGCTTCGGGATTTGGAATACAGATAAATTCAATATCACGGCCGAAACTGACACTGAGTTTTTGTTGATGGAAGTACCAATGGAATTTTAA
- a CDS encoding Crp/Fnr family transcriptional regulator: MFDLLLKNIDKYIHLDDTEKEKFISLLRPKNIKRKQFILNEGEICKNSVFVTNGCLRGFTVDKNGVEHVLSFAPADWWMADMYSLISQKPGILNIEALEDTEAIVLSKINQEKLYHEVPKFERFFRILTENSLVANQQRIVDNMSLTAEERYSIFCKRYPTLIDHLPQKQIASYIGVTPEFFSRMRSALLRKP, from the coding sequence ATGTTCGATCTGCTGCTTAAAAATATTGACAAGTATATTCATCTGGATGATACAGAAAAAGAAAAATTCATTTCGCTGCTTCGCCCAAAAAATATCAAACGCAAACAATTTATACTTAATGAAGGCGAAATTTGTAAAAACTCGGTTTTTGTAACTAATGGCTGTTTGCGCGGTTTTACAGTAGATAAAAACGGTGTAGAGCACGTGTTAAGCTTTGCTCCCGCTGATTGGTGGATGGCTGATATGTATAGCCTGATCTCGCAAAAGCCCGGAATTCTTAATATAGAAGCGCTTGAAGATACCGAAGCCATCGTTCTGTCAAAAATAAACCAGGAAAAGCTATACCACGAAGTACCCAAGTTTGAACGTTTTTTTCGCATCCTTACAGAAAATTCATTAGTGGCTAATCAGCAGCGGATAGTTGATAACATGAGCCTAACCGCAGAGGAACGTTACAGTATTTTTTGCAAGCGTTATCCCACCCTTATTGATCATCTGCCTCAAAAACAAATAGCATCATATATAGGTGTAACGCCGGAGTTTTTTAGCAGGATGAGAAGCGCGTTGCTAAGGAAGCCATAG
- a CDS encoding YdeI/OmpD-associated family protein, with translation MLKKGEHIEGTPAELELLLVADKKAKVFFEALSKSYKQGYCDWVGSAKQEDTRKVRAAKALIMLQNEQKTLKT, from the coding sequence ATGCTAAAAAAAGGCGAACATATTGAAGGTACACCAGCGGAATTAGAGCTGTTGTTAGTGGCGGATAAAAAGGCAAAAGTTTTTTTTGAAGCACTTTCAAAATCGTACAAACAAGGCTATTGTGATTGGGTGGGTTCAGCCAAGCAGGAAGATACCCGCAAGGTTAGGGCTGCAAAGGCATTGATAATGCTGCAAAATGAGCAGAAAACGCTAAAGACTTAA